From one Rhizobium sp. CIAT894 genomic stretch:
- a CDS encoding HlyD family type I secretion periplasmic adaptor subunit produces MTVAVRTFTASPPTSRSRSDNDFLAPALEVLETPPSPVGMVLLLIICLLAAVALAWAYIGRIDIIATAQGKIQPVGRVKIVQPLYGGKVVGLPPANGTEVHRGDVLFQLDSAEAVADEKDADSALSSVRAEATRRRAALAAAATVETSHSGRIDWAADVPEKLRRREDAILSSELGQLDASLTSLRSQMRQKEGERDHLQDTLDEQASLVDTLQQRVAMRNTLVGENAGPMAGVIDATETLKTQRTQLAIQKGEFADAVAGIDVLGAEIEKTRSAFISDQTEKLGDAERQAEDLEQRLAKSRAELAQMTVRSPIDGVVQASVISTDGQVVTAGEEVLRVVPAGATLELEVYVPNRDIGFIHVGQPAVVKLDAFPFTQYGTVPATIVKIATDAIPEPDAERREEDTAAAPQTALFAGAERTQNLVFAVTLKLERNAVQADGADVSLSPGMSATAEVRTGSRRILAYVFSPLVEVASEALKER; encoded by the coding sequence ATGACTGTGGCCGTTCGCACTTTCACTGCTTCGCCCCCAACATCGCGGTCGAGATCCGACAATGATTTCCTGGCGCCCGCGCTCGAGGTGCTTGAAACACCTCCGTCTCCGGTCGGGATGGTGCTGCTGCTGATCATCTGTCTGCTCGCGGCGGTCGCACTCGCATGGGCCTATATCGGGCGGATCGACATTATCGCGACTGCGCAGGGCAAGATTCAACCGGTCGGCCGGGTCAAGATCGTCCAGCCGCTCTACGGCGGCAAGGTGGTCGGTCTCCCGCCAGCCAACGGTACGGAAGTGCATCGCGGCGATGTGCTGTTCCAGCTGGATTCCGCCGAAGCCGTCGCTGACGAAAAGGATGCGGATTCGGCGCTTTCGTCGGTTCGGGCGGAAGCCACGCGCCGGCGCGCTGCTCTGGCCGCCGCCGCCACGGTGGAGACGAGCCACAGCGGCCGGATTGACTGGGCGGCCGATGTCCCGGAAAAGCTTCGGCGGCGAGAAGATGCCATCCTTTCGAGCGAACTTGGTCAGCTCGACGCGTCGCTGACGTCCCTGCGGTCACAGATGCGACAGAAGGAAGGGGAACGCGATCACCTCCAGGATACACTCGACGAGCAGGCGTCGCTGGTGGACACGCTCCAGCAGCGGGTCGCAATGCGCAACACGCTCGTCGGCGAGAATGCAGGACCGATGGCCGGCGTGATAGACGCGACCGAAACGTTGAAGACGCAGCGGACACAGCTTGCGATCCAGAAGGGCGAATTTGCCGACGCGGTGGCGGGGATCGACGTCCTCGGCGCCGAGATAGAGAAGACCCGCAGCGCATTCATCAGCGATCAGACCGAAAAGCTCGGTGATGCTGAAAGGCAGGCGGAAGACCTTGAGCAGCGCCTTGCGAAGAGCCGCGCCGAGCTGGCGCAGATGACCGTGCGCAGCCCGATCGACGGCGTCGTCCAGGCTTCCGTGATCTCGACCGATGGCCAGGTGGTGACAGCCGGGGAGGAGGTCCTGAGGGTCGTTCCGGCAGGAGCCACGCTAGAGCTCGAGGTCTACGTTCCCAACCGCGATATCGGCTTCATCCATGTCGGCCAGCCGGCGGTGGTGAAACTGGATGCATTCCCGTTCACCCAGTACGGCACGGTTCCTGCGACGATCGTCAAGATTGCCACCGACGCCATCCCGGAGCCGGATGCTGAGCGCCGTGAGGAAGACACGGCTGCCGCACCGCAAACTGCGCTGTTTGCGGGTGCCGAGCGGACGCAGAACCTGGTCTTTGCGGTGACGCTAAAGCTTGAACGAAATGCGGTGCAGGCGGATGGCGCGGATGTTTCGCTTTCGCCGGGAATGTCGGCAACGGCCGAGGTCAGAACCGGTTCGAGGCGGATACTGGCCTATGTGTTTTCGCCACTCGTCGAGGTGGCGAGCGAAGCGCTGAAGGAGCGGTAA
- a CDS encoding WD40 repeat domain-containing protein: MPTVAPLDLDGHVLAVEFLGDVPFFANANGTFHRLDGGERVSEAHQGMLTAIRDPYSESLISGGEDGKVLRISADGSVSEIATTPRKWISQVAAGPQGAIAYSYGKSSLVRLADGTTKEFPEERTVEGLAFAPKGLRIAAARYNGVSLHWVGMSAKPVDLEWKGAHTGVTFSPDGNFLVTSMQENALHGWKLDSKPGAEARHMRMTGYPAKVKSLSWSVKGKWLASSGAPAAIVWPFQGKDGPMGKAPLELGTRANIMATAVKFHPLEDILAIGFIDGMILAVRIADSKEALLRRPGKGAVTAMSWSKDGKLLAFASEAGDCGVIDISA, translated from the coding sequence ATGCCGACAGTTGCACCGCTTGATCTCGACGGCCACGTTCTGGCCGTCGAATTTTTAGGTGATGTCCCCTTCTTCGCAAACGCAAACGGCACGTTTCATCGGCTGGATGGCGGCGAGAGGGTTTCAGAAGCCCATCAGGGCATGCTCACCGCCATCCGCGATCCCTACAGCGAGAGCCTGATCTCGGGCGGCGAGGACGGCAAGGTGCTGCGCATTTCCGCCGACGGCAGCGTCAGCGAGATCGCCACCACGCCGCGCAAATGGATCTCGCAGGTCGCAGCCGGCCCGCAGGGCGCTATCGCCTATTCCTATGGCAAGAGTTCGCTCGTGCGCCTTGCCGACGGCACCACCAAGGAATTTCCCGAGGAGCGCACCGTCGAAGGCCTTGCCTTCGCGCCGAAGGGGCTGCGCATCGCCGCTGCCCGTTACAACGGCGTGTCGCTGCACTGGGTCGGCATGAGCGCCAAGCCGGTCGATCTCGAATGGAAGGGAGCCCATACCGGCGTCACCTTCTCGCCCGATGGCAATTTCCTCGTCACCTCGATGCAGGAAAATGCGCTGCACGGCTGGAAACTCGACAGCAAGCCGGGCGCCGAAGCCCGCCATATGCGCATGACCGGCTATCCCGCCAAGGTGAAATCGCTCTCCTGGTCGGTCAAGGGCAAGTGGCTCGCCTCTTCGGGCGCGCCGGCGGCCATCGTCTGGCCGTTCCAGGGCAAGGACGGCCCGATGGGCAAGGCGCCGCTGGAACTCGGCACTCGCGCCAATATCATGGCGACGGCGGTGAAATTCCATCCGCTCGAGGACATCCTCGCCATCGGCTTCATCGACGGCATGATTCTGGCCGTGCGCATCGCCGACAGCAAGGAGGCGCTGCTGCGCCGCCCTGGCAAGGGCGCCGTCACGGCGATGAGCTGGAGCAAGGACGGCAAGCTGCTCGCCTTCGCTTCGGAAGCCGGCGATTGCGGCGTCATCGATATTTCCGCTTGA
- a CDS encoding GNAT family N-acetyltransferase, which produces MDDAPTEAEIVTLAAAHMQAAARIRRVALWQRLPWLPDLHTPEEEEQYWRMHLLPNRTMLGAAMGNQLVGVIAYGDDWIEQLYILPDFQGLGIGSLLLGCAMEEMGEIRLWTFQRNAGARAFYERHGFTAGEETDGADNEEKEPDVLYHWRRLPEPTLGPQPPG; this is translated from the coding sequence ATGGACGACGCTCCGACGGAAGCTGAGATCGTGACGCTTGCCGCCGCCCATATGCAGGCGGCGGCAAGAATCAGGCGTGTTGCGCTCTGGCAGCGGCTGCCCTGGCTGCCGGATCTGCATACGCCTGAAGAAGAAGAGCAGTACTGGCGCATGCATCTGCTGCCGAACCGCACCATGCTTGGCGCCGCCATGGGCAACCAGCTTGTCGGCGTCATCGCCTATGGCGACGACTGGATAGAGCAGCTCTATATTCTCCCCGACTTTCAAGGCCTGGGCATCGGCTCCCTGCTTCTCGGCTGCGCGATGGAGGAGATGGGCGAGATCAGGCTCTGGACATTCCAGCGCAATGCCGGCGCACGTGCTTTCTACGAGCGGCATGGCTTTACCGCCGGGGAAGAGACCGACGGCGCCGACAACGAGGAAAAGGAGCCTGACGTGCTCTATCATTGGCGCCGTCTTCCGGAACCGACGCTTGGCCCGCAACCGCCTGGCTAG
- the cysE gene encoding serine O-acetyltransferase → MPKSTGLGLAEQQPPPLSDTSVWAMIRAEAAELAVREPILQRLLAAEVTDATGNKEIIARVLAARLSVTQVEAGNLFDLILSTLDDDIMRKVEADLAAVRERDPACTTFLHALLNLKGFHALQTHRIAHALWNAGRPEIASWLANLASLVFGPDIHPAARIGASIMLDHGSGIVIGETAVIEDEVSILQNVTLGGTGKETGDRHPKIRHGVMIGAGAKILGNIEIGAFSKIAAGSVVLKPVPEHCTVAGVPATLVRVHRTEEIPAETMDQNI, encoded by the coding sequence ATGCCGAAATCGACCGGCCTCGGTTTGGCCGAGCAGCAGCCGCCGCCTTTGAGCGACACATCCGTCTGGGCGATGATCCGTGCCGAGGCGGCCGAACTTGCCGTGCGCGAACCGATATTGCAGCGGCTGCTGGCCGCAGAGGTAACGGACGCCACCGGCAATAAAGAAATCATCGCCCGTGTTCTGGCCGCGCGGCTTTCGGTGACGCAGGTCGAGGCGGGCAATCTGTTCGATCTCATCCTCTCCACGCTTGATGACGACATCATGCGCAAGGTCGAGGCCGATCTCGCCGCCGTGCGCGAGCGCGATCCGGCCTGCACGACGTTTCTGCACGCGCTTTTGAACCTCAAGGGCTTTCATGCGCTGCAGACGCATCGCATCGCCCATGCGCTCTGGAACGCCGGCCGTCCGGAGATCGCCAGCTGGCTCGCCAATCTCGCCTCGCTGGTCTTCGGCCCGGATATCCACCCCGCCGCCCGGATCGGCGCTTCCATCATGCTCGACCACGGCTCGGGCATCGTCATCGGCGAAACCGCTGTCATCGAGGATGAAGTCTCGATCCTGCAGAACGTCACGCTCGGCGGCACCGGCAAGGAAACCGGCGACCGCCACCCGAAGATCCGCCATGGCGTCATGATCGGCGCCGGCGCCAAGATCCTCGGCAATATCGAAATCGGCGCCTTCAGCAAAATCGCCGCCGGCAGCGTCGTGCTGAAGCCGGTTCCCGAGCACTGCACGGTCGCCGGCGTGCCGGCAACGCTCGTGCGCGTCCACCGCACCGAAGAAATCCCTGCAGAGACGATGGATCAGAATATCTAG